From the genome of Xiphophorus hellerii strain 12219 chromosome 11, Xiphophorus_hellerii-4.1, whole genome shotgun sequence, one region includes:
- the LOC116728543 gene encoding mitochondrial import inner membrane translocase subunit Tim22-like, producing MAASTGAADAAAASHSTGPASSVPSMGSPAIQYSMVLEHLVGEKRPIKDLSPGVMGGLPVPPKSDEQKMIERGMESCAFKSVLACVGGFVLGGAFGVFTAGIDTNVGFDPKDPLRTPTAREVLKDMGQRGMSYAKNFAIVGAMFSCTECIIESHRGKSDWKNAVYSGCVTGGAIGFRAGLKAGVLGCGGFAAFSAAIEYYLR from the exons ATGGCCGCGTCCACGGGGGCtgcagatgctgctgctgcctcacaCTCTACAGGTCCAGCTTCCTCGGTTCCGAGCATGGGCAGTCCAGCGATCCAGTACAGTATGGTTCTGGAGCACCTGGTAGGGGAGAAGCGGCCCATTAAAGACCTGAGCCCCGGAGTTATGGGGGGTCTGCCGGTGCCTCCGAAAAGCGACGAGCAGAAGATGATAGAGAGGGGAATGGAGAGCTGCGCCTTCAAGTCGGTCCTGGCCTGTGTAGGAG GGTTTGTCCTCGGAGGAGCTTTTGGTGTGTTCACAGCTGGTATCGACACCAATGTCGGCTTCGACCCCAAAGACCCGCTGAGGACCCCGACGGCCCGAGAAGTCCTTAAAGACATGGGCCAGAGGGGCATGTCGTACGCAAAGAACTTTGCTATTGTGGGCGCCATGTTTTCCTGCACTGAGTGCATCATTGAATCA CACAGAGGAAAATCTGACTGGAAGAACGCGGTGTACAGTGGCTGTGTGACCGGAGGAGCCATAGGCTTTCGCG CTGGTCTCAAAGCCGGAGTCCTCGGATGTGGAGGATTTGCTGCGTTCTCTGCTGCCATCGAATATTACTTGCGATGA